The Lepidochelys kempii isolate rLepKem1 chromosome 5, rLepKem1.hap2, whole genome shotgun sequence genome window below encodes:
- the LOC140912021 gene encoding uncharacterized protein, translating into MKDRGHNRDLKQCRVKLKELRQAYQKTREANSRSGSEPQTCRFYDELHAILGGSATTTPAVLFDSFNGDGGNTEAGFGDEEDEEEEEVVDSSQQASGETGFPDSQELFLTLDLEPVPPEPTQGCLLDPAGGEGTSAACVSMITGSSPSQRLVKLRKKKKRTRDEMFSELMLSSHTDRAQTNAWRQIMSECRKAQNDREERWRAEESKWRAEESKWRAEDRAEAQMWWQRDERRQDSMLRLLQDQTRMLQCMVELQQRQLEHRLPLLPLCNQPPSSPSSIASTPRRPRTRWGGLRPTSHSTTEDCPKKRRLSFNKF; encoded by the exons atgaaggacagaggccataacagggacctgaagcagtgccgcgtgaaactgaaggagctgaggcaagcctaccagaaaaccagagaggcgaacagccgctctgggtcagagccccaaacatgccgcttctatgatgagctgcatgccattttagggggttcagccaccactaccccagccgtgttgtttgactccttcaatggagatggaggcaatacggaagcaggttttggggacgaagaagatgaggaggaggaggaggttgtagatagctcacagcaagcaagcggagaaaccggttttcccgacagccaggaactgtttctcaccctagacctggagccagtaccccccgaacccacccaaggctgcctcctggacccagcaggcggagaagggacctctg ctgcatgtgtttcaatgatcacaggatcttctccttcccagaggctagtgaagcttagaaagaaaaaaaaacgcactcgcgatgaaatgttctccgagctcatgctgtcctcccacactgacagagcacagacgaatgcgtggaggcaaataatgtcagagtgcaggaaagcacaaaatgaccgggaggagaggtggagggctgaagagagtaagtggcgggctgaagagagtaaatggcgggctgaagacagggctgaagctcaaatgtggtggcagcgtgatgagaggaggcaggattcaatgctgaggctgctgcaggaccaaaccagaatgctccagtgtatggttgagctgcagcaaaggcagctggagcacagactgccactgctgcccctctgtaaccaaccgccctcctccccaagttccatagcctccacacccagacgcccaagaacgcggtgggggggcctccggccaaccagccactccaccacagaggattgcccaaaaaaaagaaggctgtcattcaataaattttaa